The following proteins are co-located in the Oceanimonas sp. GK1 genome:
- a CDS encoding D-alanine--D-alanine ligase yields the protein MESFGKVAVLFGGRSAEREVSLRSGAAVLAGLQRAGVDAHGIDTRDYPLAQLKEDGFDRAFIVVHGRGGEDGTLQGALEHLGLPYTGSRVLGAALAMDKIRTKQVWRAMGLPTADFDIVRRNQYQPADADRLMGRFGGPVFVKPSHEGSSIGMARAENATELAAAIEAAFAFDDEVLLERFIDGDEYTVSILGERALPAIRLRTPHTFYDYSAKYQSGDTEYLCPCGLDEEEERALGELCLRAFDAVAASGWGRVDLMRDRGGQWWLLEVNTVPGMTETSLVPKAARVAGLDFDQLVVQVLGMAN from the coding sequence ATGGAATCATTCGGCAAGGTTGCAGTGCTCTTTGGCGGACGCTCCGCCGAACGGGAAGTGTCGTTGCGTTCCGGCGCCGCCGTGCTGGCCGGGCTGCAGCGGGCCGGGGTGGATGCCCACGGCATCGACACCAGGGATTATCCGCTGGCGCAACTGAAGGAAGACGGCTTTGACCGCGCCTTTATCGTGGTGCACGGCCGGGGCGGCGAAGACGGCACCCTGCAGGGCGCGCTGGAGCACCTGGGGCTTCCCTACACCGGCTCCCGAGTGCTGGGGGCGGCCCTGGCCATGGACAAGATCCGCACCAAGCAGGTGTGGCGGGCCATGGGGCTGCCCACCGCCGATTTTGACATTGTGCGCCGTAACCAGTACCAGCCCGCCGATGCCGACAGGCTGATGGGGCGCTTTGGCGGTCCTGTGTTCGTCAAGCCGTCTCACGAAGGCTCCAGCATCGGCATGGCCCGGGCGGAAAACGCCACTGAACTGGCCGCCGCCATCGAGGCCGCCTTTGCCTTTGACGACGAGGTGCTGCTGGAGCGTTTTATCGACGGCGATGAATACACCGTCAGCATTCTTGGCGAGCGGGCGCTGCCGGCCATTCGTCTGCGCACCCCGCACACCTTTTACGACTACTCGGCCAAGTACCAGTCGGGCGATACCGAGTATCTCTGCCCCTGCGGTCTGGACGAGGAGGAAGAGCGGGCACTGGGGGAGCTGTGCCTGCGCGCCTTTGATGCCGTGGCCGCCAGCGGCTGGGGCCGGGTCGATCTGATGCGGGATCGCGGTGGTCAGTGGTGGCTGCTGGAAGTGAACACGGTCCCGGGCATGACCGAAACCAGCCTGGTACCCAAGGCGGCCCGAGTGGCCGGCCTGGATTTCGACCAGCTGGTGGTGCAGGTGCTGGGAATGGCAAACTGA
- a CDS encoding cell division protein FtsQ/DivIB has translation MSEAVVTRTRLGFLSGLVFFLLVLGALLWGLWQLVMWATAANQVPVNSLIIQGEHRFVERDELRRSVLALPEVGNFFTLEVDRVQQQLQALPWVYQASVRKQWPDSLRVYIVEQPVAAFWNEQALVNTHGEVFEADRGQLKLVSLSGPDEEAARVLEEYRRLQPLLAAKGYDISRLHLTPRFSWELTLDDGVRLILGRDDIEARLKRFVNVYPGIVGRERVAYLDLRYDTGLAVGWKQDEENDQERGTKSDRRA, from the coding sequence ATGAGCGAGGCCGTGGTCACCCGTACCCGGCTGGGCTTTTTGTCCGGCCTGGTGTTTTTCCTGCTGGTGCTGGGCGCCCTGCTGTGGGGGCTGTGGCAGTTGGTGATGTGGGCCACGGCGGCCAACCAGGTGCCGGTGAACAGCCTGATCATTCAGGGCGAACACCGTTTTGTGGAGCGGGACGAGCTGCGCCGGTCGGTGCTGGCCCTGCCCGAGGTAGGCAACTTTTTCACCCTGGAGGTGGACCGGGTTCAGCAGCAGCTGCAGGCGCTGCCCTGGGTCTATCAGGCCTCGGTGCGCAAGCAATGGCCCGACAGCCTGCGGGTATATATCGTCGAGCAGCCGGTGGCGGCGTTCTGGAACGAACAGGCGCTGGTCAACACCCATGGCGAGGTGTTTGAGGCCGACCGGGGGCAACTGAAACTGGTGAGCCTGTCGGGGCCCGACGAGGAAGCGGCCAGGGTACTGGAAGAATACCGGCGGCTGCAGCCGCTGCTGGCGGCCAAGGGCTATGACATCAGCCGGCTGCACCTGACGCCGCGGTTTTCCTGGGAGCTGACCCTGGACGACGGCGTCAGGCTGATACTGGGGCGGGACGACATCGAAGCCCGTCTGAAACGATTTGTGAATGTCTATCCGGGCATTGTAGGGCGCGAGCGAGTGGCTTATCTCGACCTGCGTTACGATACCGGACTGGCAGTGGGATGGAAGCAGGACGAAGAGAATGACCAAGAGCGCGGAACGAAATCTGATCGTCGGGCTTGA
- the ftsA gene encoding cell division protein FtsA — translation MTKSAERNLIVGLDIGTAKVTALVGEVLPDGDLNIIGLGSHAAKGMDKGGVNDLESVVKSLKRAVDEAEMMADCQITSVYLGLSGKHIECRNETGMVPVSDEEVTQEDMDNVIHTAKSVRLSDEHRVLHVIPQEYSIDFQEGIKNPIGLSGVRMHAKVHLITCHNDMARNIEKCVERLGLRVDQLIFSALASSYAVLTDDEKELGVCVVDIGGGTMDMAVFTGGALRHTKVIPYAGSTVTSDIAYAFGTPPLDAEAIKVRHGCAFSRLVSKEDSIEVPSVGGRPARSLQRQTLAEVIEPRYSELLGMINQELARVQTELKKAGVKHQLAAGLVLTGGAAQIEGLVECAEQIFQCQVRIGQPDGIKGLSDYVETPVYSTAVGLLQYGKEHQSMPQQEYSSKSSVGGLIKRVGNWLRGEF, via the coding sequence ATGACCAAGAGCGCGGAACGAAATCTGATCGTCGGGCTTGATATCGGCACGGCCAAGGTTACGGCCCTGGTAGGTGAAGTGCTGCCGGACGGCGATCTCAACATCATTGGCCTCGGCAGTCATGCCGCCAAGGGCATGGACAAGGGCGGGGTGAACGATCTCGAGTCGGTGGTCAAGTCCCTCAAGCGGGCGGTGGACGAGGCCGAAATGATGGCCGACTGTCAGATCACCTCCGTGTACCTGGGGTTGTCGGGCAAGCACATCGAATGCCGCAACGAAACCGGCATGGTGCCGGTGTCGGACGAGGAAGTAACCCAGGAAGACATGGACAACGTCATCCACACCGCCAAGTCGGTGCGCTTGTCCGATGAGCACCGGGTGCTGCACGTGATCCCCCAGGAGTACTCCATCGACTTTCAGGAGGGGATCAAGAACCCCATCGGCCTGTCCGGGGTGCGCATGCACGCCAAGGTGCATCTCATCACCTGTCATAACGACATGGCGCGCAACATCGAGAAATGCGTGGAGCGTCTGGGACTGCGGGTAGACCAGCTTATTTTCAGTGCCCTGGCGTCCAGCTATGCGGTACTGACCGACGACGAAAAGGAGCTGGGTGTATGCGTAGTGGATATCGGCGGCGGCACCATGGACATGGCGGTGTTCACCGGGGGCGCGCTGCGCCATACCAAGGTGATCCCCTATGCGGGCAGCACCGTCACCAGTGACATCGCCTATGCCTTTGGCACGCCGCCGCTGGATGCGGAAGCCATCAAGGTGCGCCACGGCTGTGCCTTCAGCCGGCTGGTGAGCAAGGAAGACAGCATCGAAGTGCCCAGCGTGGGCGGGCGCCCGGCGCGCAGCCTGCAACGCCAGACCCTGGCGGAAGTGATCGAGCCCCGCTACAGCGAGCTGCTCGGCATGATCAACCAGGAGCTGGCCCGGGTGCAGACCGAGCTGAAAAAGGCCGGGGTCAAGCACCAGCTGGCCGCCGGCCTGGTGCTCACCGGCGGCGCCGCCCAGATTGAAGGCCTGGTGGAATGTGCCGAGCAGATCTTCCAGTGCCAGGTACGCATCGGCCAGCCCGACGGCATCAAGGGGTTATCGGATTATGTTGAAACGCCGGTGTATTCCACCGCCGTGGGGCTGTTGCAGTACGGCAAGGAGCACCAGTCCATGCCTCAACAGGAGTACAGCAGCAAGTCCAGTGTGGGCGGCCTGATCAAGCGGGTCGGCAACTGGCTGCGTGGTGAATTTTAA
- the ftsZ gene encoding cell division protein FtsZ — MFELMNDHEQEAVIKVVGVGGGGGNAVEHMVRENLEGVEFLAINTDAQALRNASAHHTLQVGSAITKGLGAGANPEVGRDAALEDKDAIRDLLDGADMVFIAAGMGGGTGTGAAPVVAEVAKELGILTVAVVTKPFAFEGKKRMNYAQQGINELAKHVDSLITIPNDKLLKVLGRGISLLDAFKAANNVLLGAVQGIAELITRPGLINVDFADVRTVMREMGTAMMGTGHATGEDRAEEAAEKAISSPLLEDVDLAGARGILVNITAGLDMSIEEFETVGNAVKAFASENATVVVGTVLDPEITDELRVTVVATGIGAERKPDITLVKSGNSRDDNGLRRADSGHDEQPGKLAVGGDNAQVKTDLDYLDIPAFLRKQAD; from the coding sequence ATGTTTGAACTGATGAATGATCACGAGCAGGAAGCCGTCATTAAAGTGGTCGGTGTGGGCGGCGGCGGCGGTAACGCCGTGGAGCACATGGTGCGGGAAAACCTCGAAGGGGTGGAATTCCTGGCCATCAACACCGATGCCCAGGCGCTGCGCAACGCCAGCGCCCATCACACCCTGCAGGTCGGCAGCGCCATTACGAAAGGCCTGGGCGCGGGTGCCAATCCGGAAGTGGGCCGTGATGCCGCCCTGGAAGACAAGGACGCCATTCGCGATCTGCTCGATGGCGCCGACATGGTGTTTATCGCCGCCGGCATGGGTGGTGGCACCGGCACCGGCGCCGCGCCGGTGGTGGCGGAGGTGGCCAAGGAGCTGGGCATTCTGACCGTGGCGGTGGTGACCAAGCCTTTTGCCTTTGAAGGCAAGAAGCGCATGAACTATGCCCAGCAGGGCATCAACGAGCTGGCCAAGCACGTCGACTCGCTGATCACCATTCCCAACGACAAGCTGCTCAAGGTGCTGGGCCGGGGCATTTCCCTGCTGGACGCCTTCAAGGCCGCCAACAACGTGCTGCTGGGCGCGGTACAGGGCATTGCGGAGCTGATCACCCGTCCGGGTCTGATCAACGTCGACTTCGCCGACGTGCGCACCGTGATGAGGGAAATGGGCACCGCCATGATGGGCACCGGTCACGCCACCGGGGAAGACCGTGCCGAGGAAGCCGCCGAGAAAGCCATCTCCAGCCCGCTGCTGGAAGACGTGGATCTGGCCGGCGCCCGGGGCATTCTGGTGAACATCACCGCCGGCCTCGACATGAGCATCGAAGAGTTTGAAACCGTGGGCAACGCGGTCAAGGCCTTTGCCTCCGAGAACGCCACCGTGGTGGTGGGTACCGTACTGGATCCGGAAATCACCGACGAACTGCGCGTCACCGTGGTGGCCACCGGCATCGGTGCCGAGCGCAAGCCCGACATCACCCTGGTGAAATCCGGCAACAGCCGTGACGACAACGGCCTGCGCCGGGCCGACAGCGGCCACGACGAGCAGCCGGGCAAGCTGGCGGTGGGCGGCGACAATGCTCAGGTGAAAACCGATCTGGACTACCTGGACATTCCGGCCTTCCTGCGCAAGCAGGCAGACTGA
- the lpxC gene encoding UDP-3-O-acyl-N-acetylglucosamine deacetylase, with translation MIRQRTLKNTVQATGIGLHSGHKVQLRFVPAPANTGIVFRRTDLEPQVEIRADADLVKDTMLCTALVNDDGVRVSTIEHLSAALAGLGIDNLYIEVDAPEVPVMDGSSHPFIYLLQSGGIRELNALKRFIRIKQPVRVEDGDKWAEFRPWHRGFKMDLTIDFKHPVFEGQSQHLVLDFSGAAFVKELSRARTFGFMRDIEYLHSQNLALGGSLENAVVLDDYKVLNEDGLRYPNEFVKHKMLDAIGDLYMCNHSILGEFRAYKTGHALNNTLLRALLAQTEAWEMVTFGDEGAESPIRYYDTAFQPA, from the coding sequence ATGATTAGACAACGAACTCTCAAGAATACCGTGCAGGCCACCGGAATCGGCCTGCATTCCGGCCACAAGGTGCAGCTGCGCTTTGTTCCTGCGCCGGCCAACACAGGTATCGTGTTTCGTCGTACCGATCTGGAGCCGCAGGTCGAGATTCGGGCCGACGCCGACCTGGTGAAGGACACCATGCTGTGTACCGCCCTGGTCAATGACGACGGCGTGCGGGTGTCTACCATCGAGCACCTGTCCGCCGCCCTGGCGGGGCTGGGCATCGACAACCTCTATATCGAGGTGGATGCCCCCGAGGTGCCGGTGATGGACGGCAGCTCCCATCCCTTCATCTACCTGCTGCAGTCCGGCGGCATTCGCGAGCTGAACGCGCTCAAGCGCTTCATTCGCATCAAGCAGCCGGTGCGGGTGGAAGACGGCGACAAGTGGGCGGAATTCCGGCCCTGGCACCGTGGCTTCAAGATGGATCTGACCATCGACTTCAAGCACCCGGTGTTTGAAGGCCAGAGTCAGCATCTGGTGCTGGATTTTTCCGGCGCCGCCTTTGTGAAGGAGCTAAGCCGGGCGCGGACCTTTGGCTTTATGCGCGATATCGAGTACCTGCATTCCCAGAACCTGGCGCTGGGCGGCAGCCTGGAAAACGCCGTGGTGCTGGATGACTACAAGGTGCTCAACGAAGACGGTTTGCGCTATCCCAACGAGTTTGTGAAGCACAAAATGCTGGACGCCATCGGCGACCTGTATATGTGCAACCACAGCATTCTGGGCGAGTTCCGCGCTTACAAGACCGGCCACGCCCTGAACAACACCCTGCTGCGGGCTCTGCTGGCGCAGACCGAGGCCTGGGAAATGGTCACCTTTGGTGACGAAGGCGCCGAGTCGCCCATCCGTTACTACGACACCGCCTTTCAGCCCGCCTGA
- the secA gene encoding preprotein translocase subunit SecA has translation MITKLFTRIIGSRNDRTLKRLRKVVNEINAMEPKFEALSDAELQGKTVEFRSRLEQGETLEQILPEAFAVVREASKRVFAMRHFDVQMIGGMVLNNNQIAEMKTGEGKTLTGTLPVYLNALTGRGVHVVTVNDYLARRDAEGNRPLFEFLGLTVGCNLPGMSHQEKQAAYACDITYGTNNEFGFDYLRDNMAFSPEQRVQRPLNYALVDEVDSVLIDEARTPLIISGPAEDSSELYKRIDTLIPKLVKQDKEDTEEYTGDGHYTVDEKNKQALLTENGQIFVEEELKRMGLLDENDSLFSAGNITLLSHVNAGLRAHTLFERNVDYIVQNDEVVIVDEHTGRTMPGRRWSEGLHQAVEAKEGVKIQNENQTLASITFQNYFRLYDKLAGMTGTADTEAFEFQHIYGLDTVVIPTNKPMIRKDMGDLVYLTAPEKYQAIVADIKDCVERGQPVLVGTVSIENSELLSGILDKEGIKHQVLNAKFHQKEAEIIAQAGRAGTVTIATNMAGRGTDIVLGGSWQSEIEALGEGVTPEQIAAIKADWQQRHDAVLAAGGLHIIGTERHESRRIDNQLRGRAGRQGDPGSSRFYLSMEDALMRIFASDRVTGMMKKLGMQEGEAIEHPWVTRAIENAQRKVETRNFDIRKNLLEFDDVANDQRKVVYEQRNELLDSGDIRDTITVIREDVLTDVVNEYIPPQSLEEMWDVPGLEQRLQSDFALELPIAEWLEQDDKLHDEQILERVLAAASKTYEEKEAVVGAEVLRQFETSVMLQTLDNLWKEHLAAMDHLRQGIHLRGYAQKNPKQEYKRESYELFTQMLDNLKREVVSILSRVRVQSQEEVEAAEAKRREAAERLPQSYSHAEAENPLAESGAAPQDEAAPFVREGQKVGRNDPCPCGSGKKYKQCHGRLS, from the coding sequence ATGATTACCAAACTCTTCACTCGAATCATTGGCAGTCGCAACGACAGAACCCTCAAGCGACTGCGCAAGGTAGTAAACGAAATCAATGCCATGGAGCCGAAGTTCGAAGCCCTGTCGGACGCCGAGCTGCAGGGCAAGACGGTAGAATTCCGTAGCCGCCTGGAGCAGGGCGAAACCCTGGAGCAGATTTTGCCCGAGGCCTTTGCGGTGGTGCGCGAGGCCTCCAAGCGGGTGTTTGCCATGCGCCATTTCGACGTGCAGATGATCGGTGGTATGGTGCTGAACAACAACCAGATCGCCGAAATGAAAACCGGTGAGGGCAAGACCCTGACCGGGACGCTGCCGGTGTACCTGAATGCCCTGACCGGCCGGGGCGTGCATGTGGTGACGGTGAACGATTACCTGGCCCGCCGGGATGCGGAAGGCAACCGGCCGTTGTTCGAGTTTCTGGGCCTGACCGTGGGCTGCAACCTGCCGGGTATGAGTCATCAGGAAAAACAGGCCGCCTACGCCTGCGACATCACCTATGGCACCAACAACGAGTTCGGTTTCGACTACCTGCGCGACAACATGGCCTTTTCGCCCGAGCAACGGGTGCAGCGGCCCCTGAACTACGCCCTGGTGGACGAGGTAGACTCGGTGCTGATTGACGAAGCCCGTACGCCGCTGATTATTTCCGGCCCGGCGGAAGACAGTTCCGAGCTGTATAAACGCATCGATACCCTGATCCCCAAACTGGTGAAGCAGGACAAGGAAGACACCGAGGAATACACCGGTGACGGCCACTACACGGTGGACGAGAAGAACAAGCAGGCGCTGCTCACCGAAAATGGCCAGATCTTCGTGGAAGAAGAGCTCAAGCGCATGGGCCTGCTGGACGAGAACGACTCCCTGTTCTCCGCCGGCAACATCACCCTGCTGTCCCACGTCAACGCCGGCCTGCGGGCCCACACCCTGTTTGAGCGCAACGTCGACTACATCGTGCAGAACGACGAGGTGGTGATCGTGGACGAGCACACCGGCCGTACCATGCCGGGCCGGCGCTGGTCCGAGGGCCTGCATCAGGCGGTGGAGGCCAAGGAAGGGGTGAAAATCCAGAACGAGAACCAGACCCTGGCCTCGATCACCTTCCAGAACTATTTTCGGCTGTACGACAAGCTGGCGGGCATGACCGGCACCGCCGACACCGAAGCCTTTGAATTCCAGCATATTTACGGCCTCGATACGGTGGTGATCCCCACCAACAAGCCGATGATCCGCAAGGACATGGGGGATCTGGTATACCTGACCGCCCCGGAGAAATACCAGGCCATCGTCGCCGACATCAAGGACTGCGTGGAGCGGGGCCAGCCGGTGCTGGTGGGTACCGTCTCCATTGAAAACTCCGAACTGCTGTCCGGCATTCTCGACAAGGAAGGCATCAAGCATCAGGTGCTCAACGCCAAGTTCCACCAGAAGGAAGCGGAGATCATCGCCCAGGCCGGCCGGGCCGGTACCGTGACCATCGCCACCAACATGGCCGGCCGGGGTACCGACATCGTGCTCGGCGGCAGCTGGCAGTCGGAAATCGAGGCATTGGGCGAGGGCGTCACCCCGGAGCAGATTGCCGCCATCAAGGCCGACTGGCAGCAACGCCACGATGCCGTGCTGGCCGCCGGCGGCCTGCACATCATCGGCACCGAGCGCCACGAGTCCCGCCGTATCGACAACCAGCTGCGGGGCCGGGCAGGCCGCCAGGGGGATCCGGGCTCCAGCCGGTTCTACCTGTCGATGGAAGACGCCCTGATGCGCATCTTTGCTTCGGATCGGGTCACCGGCATGATGAAGAAGCTGGGCATGCAGGAAGGCGAAGCCATCGAACATCCCTGGGTAACCCGGGCCATCGAAAACGCCCAGCGCAAGGTGGAAACCCGCAACTTCGATATTCGTAAAAACCTGCTGGAATTCGACGACGTGGCCAACGACCAGCGCAAGGTGGTGTACGAGCAACGCAACGAGCTGCTCGACTCCGGTGACATTCGCGACACCATCACGGTGATCCGCGAAGACGTGCTCACCGACGTGGTCAACGAATACATTCCGCCTCAGTCCCTGGAAGAAATGTGGGACGTGCCTGGCCTGGAGCAGCGCCTGCAGAGCGACTTTGCCCTGGAGCTGCCCATTGCTGAGTGGCTCGAGCAGGACGACAAGCTGCACGACGAGCAAATCCTGGAGCGGGTGCTGGCAGCGGCCAGCAAGACCTACGAGGAAAAGGAAGCCGTGGTCGGCGCCGAGGTGCTGCGCCAGTTTGAAACCTCGGTGATGCTGCAGACCCTCGACAACCTGTGGAAGGAACACCTGGCGGCCATGGATCACCTGCGCCAGGGCATTCATCTGCGTGGCTATGCCCAGAAAAACCCCAAGCAGGAGTACAAGCGCGAGTCCTACGAGCTGTTTACCCAGATGCTGGACAACCTCAAGCGCGAGGTGGTGAGCATTCTCAGCCGGGTGCGGGTGCAGAGCCAGGAAGAAGTGGAAGCGGCCGAGGCCAAGCGCCGCGAGGCGGCCGAGCGTCTGCCCCAGAGCTACAGCCACGCCGAGGCCGAGAACCCGCTGGCCGAGAGCGGCGCGGCCCCTCAGGATGAGGCGGCGCCCTTTGTGCGGGAAGGCCAGAAGGTGGGACGCAATGACCCTTGCCCCTGTGGCTCGGGCAAGAAATACAAGCAGTGCCATGGCCGGCTGAGTTGA
- a CDS encoding methyl-accepting chemotaxis protein, whose protein sequence is MGGSMTLRAIIRLIIVVALGFALILGGTLFFLLQAQNQLEATQSKQYDNFNSVNQMRILSSELTSSIRNYVSTSSRQELDHYRSVLAMTEGRKPRPGGHTESNEQMLKGMQLTPQELALLEQGRQATITMAKLEGEAIERMQAGQSREAWSRVFNEHYDQNRAVLQDSVDRFISMLLARLEQDIASARQKKQNMVAVMVAMAGLLVVLSLLLGWVLRRAVLQPLGAEPAEMERIAGAVAAGDLGLRFMPNAEGVYGRLQHMTERLRELIGQINMSSSGLASAAEETSAVSLQTSTNLERQQQDTEQVATAINQMSATVQEVSQHTAQAAESAKSAFDAAEQGRQVVLQTVEHIQHLAEDVGSTGQVVQSLADSSTQISTVVEVIQEIADRTNLLALNAAIEAARAGEQGRGFAVVAAEVRNLAEQTQQSSQEIVTTITRLQADADKARTAMDSGRQRAEATVARAREAERALEVISAAVQLIHDMNTQIASAVEEQASVTENISRNVTSIHGMGEENAAGAEQTASASRELASLAEQLQLAVSGFRLERGPGGHG, encoded by the coding sequence ATGGGTGGCAGTATGACCCTGAGGGCCATTATTCGGCTGATTATCGTGGTGGCGCTGGGCTTTGCCCTGATCCTGGGAGGCACACTGTTCTTTCTGCTGCAGGCCCAGAACCAACTGGAAGCCACCCAGAGCAAGCAGTATGACAACTTCAACTCCGTCAACCAGATGCGGATCCTGTCGAGCGAGTTAACGTCCAGTATTCGTAATTATGTTTCCACTTCCTCCCGCCAGGAGCTGGACCACTACCGCAGCGTCCTGGCCATGACCGAAGGGCGCAAGCCCAGGCCCGGCGGCCACACCGAGTCCAATGAACAGATGCTGAAAGGGATGCAGCTGACGCCTCAGGAGCTGGCCCTGCTGGAGCAGGGGCGCCAGGCCACGATCACCATGGCCAAACTGGAAGGCGAGGCCATCGAGCGGATGCAGGCGGGCCAGAGCCGTGAGGCCTGGAGCCGGGTGTTCAATGAGCACTACGATCAGAACCGGGCGGTATTGCAGGATTCGGTGGACAGGTTTATCTCCATGTTGCTGGCTCGGCTGGAGCAGGACATTGCCAGCGCCCGGCAGAAAAAACAGAACATGGTGGCGGTGATGGTGGCCATGGCCGGGTTGCTGGTGGTGCTCAGCCTGTTGCTGGGCTGGGTGCTGCGGCGTGCCGTGCTGCAGCCGCTGGGAGCCGAGCCGGCGGAAATGGAGCGCATTGCCGGTGCCGTTGCCGCCGGCGATCTCGGGTTGCGCTTTATGCCCAACGCCGAAGGGGTATATGGCCGTCTGCAGCATATGACCGAGCGGCTGCGGGAGCTGATTGGCCAGATCAACATGTCGAGCTCGGGGCTGGCTTCGGCCGCGGAAGAAACCTCGGCGGTGTCGCTGCAGACCAGCACCAACCTGGAGCGCCAACAGCAGGACACCGAGCAGGTGGCCACCGCCATCAATCAGATGTCGGCCACGGTGCAGGAAGTCTCTCAGCATACCGCCCAGGCCGCGGAATCGGCGAAATCGGCCTTTGATGCCGCCGAGCAGGGACGCCAGGTGGTCTTGCAGACGGTTGAGCACATTCAGCATCTGGCGGAAGACGTTGGCAGCACCGGCCAGGTGGTGCAGTCCCTGGCCGACAGCAGCACTCAGATCAGTACCGTGGTTGAGGTGATCCAGGAAATTGCCGATCGTACCAACCTGCTGGCCCTCAATGCCGCCATCGAAGCGGCCCGGGCCGGTGAGCAGGGCAGAGGATTTGCGGTGGTGGCCGCCGAGGTACGCAACCTGGCCGAGCAAACCCAGCAATCTTCCCAGGAAATTGTAACCACCATCACCCGTCTGCAGGCCGATGCGGACAAGGCCCGAACCGCCATGGACAGCGGCCGGCAGCGAGCCGAGGCGACGGTCGCGCGGGCGCGGGAGGCGGAGCGGGCGCTGGAAGTGATCAGTGCCGCCGTGCAACTGATCCACGACATGAACACCCAGATCGCCAGTGCGGTGGAAGAGCAGGCCTCGGTCACCGAGAACATCAGCCGCAATGTCACCAGCATTCATGGCATGGGCGAAGAAAACGCCGCCGGTGCGGAGCAGACCGCCAGTGCCAGCCGTGAACTGGCCAGCCTGGCGGAGCAACTGCAGCTGGCGGTCAGCGGCTTTCGGCTGGAGCGGGGGCCCGGCGGCCACGGCTGA
- a CDS encoding 1-acylglycerol-3-phosphate O-acyltransferase, whose protein sequence is MLKLLRILLLGLAMVVVFVLGTLLCLVRPRHPNNVYLLGRLFHLACPLIGLKVRVRGREHVKGLESAIYIANHQSNWDIITHPGVLSPRTVAIGKNSLFWIPLFGPLFWLSGNLLINRENKAKAASTIGKVVEKIRSRRLSIWMFPEGTRSKGKGLLPFKTGAFHIALQAGVPIVPIACSSYFGQVDLNRWDNGEVLIDIMPPIDVSDCQPSQLRDLLKQSRKQIADGIARLDGEARRPDTLTQSGAES, encoded by the coding sequence ATGTTAAAGCTGTTGCGGATACTGTTGCTTGGCCTGGCCATGGTCGTCGTTTTCGTACTGGGTACTCTGCTGTGCCTGGTCCGTCCCCGCCATCCGAATAACGTCTATCTGCTCGGCCGTCTGTTTCACCTGGCCTGTCCGCTGATCGGGCTCAAGGTTCGCGTGCGCGGGCGTGAACACGTCAAGGGACTGGAGTCGGCCATTTACATCGCCAACCATCAGAGCAACTGGGACATTATCACCCACCCGGGGGTGCTCTCGCCCCGGACCGTGGCCATCGGCAAAAACAGCCTGTTCTGGATCCCTTTGTTCGGCCCGCTGTTCTGGCTCAGCGGTAATTTGCTGATCAACCGGGAAAACAAGGCCAAGGCCGCCAGCACCATTGGCAAGGTGGTGGAGAAAATCCGCAGCCGCAGGCTGTCCATCTGGATGTTTCCCGAAGGCACCCGCAGCAAGGGCAAGGGGCTGCTGCCGTTCAAGACCGGCGCCTTTCACATTGCCCTGCAAGCAGGCGTGCCCATTGTGCCCATCGCCTGCTCCAGCTATTTTGGTCAGGTGGATCTGAACCGCTGGGACAACGGTGAAGTGCTGATCGACATCATGCCGCCCATCGACGTGAGTGACTGCCAGCCGTCGCAACTGCGCGACCTGCTCAAACAGAGCCGCAAGCAGATTGCCGACGGTATTGCCCGCCTCGACGGGGAAGCCCGCCGTCCCGATACCCTTACTCAATCCGGAGCCGAATCATGA
- the rraB gene encoding ribonuclease E inhibitor RraB, which translates to MSQSPDWRAETRDIIESLLSDGSDPDAEYTIEHHFSGQYFAKLEKAAVDCFNAGYEVTDAEELTLERGQTLLCFDAVADSALDEEQIMQQIAELLPIAEKYGIDYDGWGTYFEGDDEEE; encoded by the coding sequence ATGAGCCAATCCCCAGACTGGCGCGCCGAAACCCGCGACATTATTGAATCCCTGCTGAGCGACGGCAGTGACCCCGACGCCGAATACACCATAGAGCATCACTTTTCCGGGCAGTATTTCGCCAAACTGGAAAAGGCCGCGGTGGACTGTTTCAACGCTGGCTACGAGGTGACCGATGCCGAGGAGCTGACCCTGGAGCGGGGCCAAACCCTGCTGTGCTTTGACGCCGTGGCTGACAGCGCCCTCGATGAAGAGCAGATCATGCAACAGATTGCAGAGTTGCTGCCCATTGCCGAGAAATACGGCATTGACTACGACGGCTGGGGTACCTATTTCGAGGGGGACGACGAAGAGGAATAA